The following are from one region of the Pseudazoarcus pumilus genome:
- a CDS encoding formyltransferase family protein — translation MLRVAVFGSFYRGYHVLHELLHGDLAGRVCVVGVATDDPTQSFVSPTKRVWQYPHEPSERTMVARLAAEHGIECWSGRVKTPAFYARFEQHWRPDVAIMATFGQRIDARLYSFPRLGFFNLHPCKDDDWPSHYVGGNPFQRLIDDGSDYCVIAMHQVDDGFDTGALRAFSERIPIPAGAGVVEMHKCSSPIAARLAARELATMTGPA, via the coding sequence GTGTTGCGGGTAGCAGTATTCGGAAGCTTCTATCGTGGCTACCACGTGCTGCACGAACTGCTTCATGGCGATCTGGCCGGGCGCGTCTGCGTGGTTGGGGTGGCCACCGATGATCCGACACAGTCCTTCGTGAGCCCGACCAAACGTGTGTGGCAGTATCCGCACGAGCCGTCCGAGCGCACGATGGTTGCGCGACTGGCTGCCGAGCACGGAATCGAGTGCTGGAGCGGCCGGGTCAAGACGCCTGCCTTTTACGCGCGATTCGAGCAGCACTGGCGCCCGGACGTGGCCATCATGGCGACCTTCGGGCAGAGGATCGACGCACGGCTGTACAGTTTTCCGCGCCTGGGATTCTTCAATCTGCATCCGTGCAAGGACGACGACTGGCCCTCGCATTATGTGGGCGGCAACCCGTTCCAGCGGCTGATCGATGACGGTTCCGACTACTGCGTGATCGCGATGCACCAGGTCGATGACGGTTTCGACACGGGGGCGCTGCGCGCCTTCTCCGAGCGCATTCCAATCCCGGCCGGCGCGGGCGTGGTGGAAATGCACAAGTGCTCCTCGCCGATCGCCGCGCGTCTGGCAGCGCGCGAACTGGCCACGATGACCGGACCGGCATGA
- a CDS encoding transporter substrate-binding domain-containing protein: protein MARGARALLSCAIAVFCAAAAAQFEPSPVLERIRSAGEIRIGVKTDFPPFGMLDSGGRPIGFEVDLARRLAEEMGVEAVPVGVSTENRFQRLEQGAVDLIIATAADTAERRQLATVIEPNYYGGGVGVFLRPGIFHDDWKALRGVELCALQGSYFNKPIMQRYLVKLQMYRSVRDAQLALRDGRCTGFLYTDVAIQQYLKDPQWTGYTAPLPSALIIPWAISIPRSEAGTEFERVVGDIVAQWHREGTLIELEAAWDIQPNRFLQDANRLWNERKADGGWLCERDAAGQWPAACRNAAFVTSADVGGLEGIGLWVRETFGMDFSFIYDPFDRERYLVGILWTLVLCASTIVASLAFAFGGAAMIFARIPLLSRLVAALGNFGRMTPVLLQMYLVFFWLSSLAWSSLGVSVPPVLIAIACLALYHGSIITFAFLDAAEHLQHSRPDFRFTPDHLPELLGAASVGVRNTLTNLVKSSSIASAIAVPELLSATIAIIADRGNVFLMMNALLVVFYLMTAFWIHVFGRFERRLQRAGLA, encoded by the coding sequence ATGGCGCGGGGCGCTCGCGCATTGCTCTCGTGCGCGATCGCGGTGTTCTGTGCCGCGGCCGCTGCGCAGTTCGAACCCAGTCCGGTACTCGAACGCATCCGCTCGGCCGGAGAGATTCGCATCGGCGTCAAGACCGATTTCCCGCCCTTCGGCATGCTCGACAGCGGTGGGCGGCCGATCGGCTTCGAGGTGGATCTGGCGCGCCGCCTCGCCGAGGAGATGGGCGTGGAGGCCGTGCCGGTCGGGGTGAGTACCGAGAACCGCTTCCAGCGTCTGGAGCAGGGCGCGGTGGACCTGATCATCGCCACCGCAGCCGATACCGCCGAACGTCGCCAGCTGGCCACCGTGATCGAACCCAACTACTACGGTGGCGGGGTCGGCGTGTTTCTCCGGCCGGGCATCTTCCATGACGACTGGAAGGCGCTGCGCGGCGTCGAGCTGTGCGCGCTGCAGGGCAGCTATTTCAACAAGCCGATCATGCAGCGCTATCTGGTCAAGCTGCAGATGTACCGCAGCGTGCGCGACGCGCAACTAGCGCTGCGCGACGGGCGCTGCACCGGCTTCCTGTACACCGATGTCGCGATCCAGCAGTACCTCAAGGATCCGCAGTGGACGGGTTACACCGCGCCGCTGCCGTCGGCGCTGATCATTCCGTGGGCGATCAGCATCCCGCGCTCGGAGGCGGGTACCGAGTTCGAGCGGGTGGTCGGCGACATCGTCGCGCAGTGGCATCGCGAGGGCACGCTGATCGAGCTCGAGGCTGCCTGGGACATTCAGCCCAATCGCTTCCTGCAGGACGCCAACCGGCTGTGGAACGAGCGCAAGGCGGACGGCGGTTGGCTGTGCGAGCGCGATGCCGCTGGGCAATGGCCCGCGGCCTGTCGCAACGCGGCCTTCGTCACCTCGGCCGATGTCGGTGGTCTGGAGGGGATTGGCCTGTGGGTGCGCGAGACCTTCGGGATGGACTTTTCGTTCATCTACGACCCCTTCGATCGTGAGCGCTATCTCGTCGGCATCCTGTGGACCCTGGTGTTGTGTGCGAGCACCATCGTCGCGAGCCTGGCGTTCGCTTTCGGCGGCGCGGCGATGATCTTCGCGCGCATCCCGCTGCTCAGCCGGCTGGTCGCGGCCCTGGGCAACTTCGGTCGCATGACGCCGGTGCTGCTGCAGATGTATCTGGTGTTCTTCTGGCTCTCCAGCCTGGCCTGGTCGAGCCTGGGCGTCAGCGTGCCGCCGGTACTCATCGCCATCGCCTGTCTGGCGCTGTATCACGGCTCGATCATCACGTTCGCCTTCCTCGACGCGGCCGAGCATCTGCAGCATTCGCGGCCGGATTTCCGCTTCACGCCCGACCACCTGCCCGAGCTGCTCGGCGCCGCTTCGGTGGGGGTGCGCAATACGCTGACCAACCTGGTCAAGTCCAGCTCCATCGCCTCGGCGATCGCGGTGCCGGAACTGCTCTCGGCGACCATCGCGATCATCGCCGATCGCGGCAACGTATTCCTGATGATGAACGCGCTGCTGGTCGTGTTCTACCTGATGACCGCCTTCTGGATTCATGTGTTTGGGCGCTTCGAACGGCGGCTGCAACGGGCGGGTCTGGCATGA
- a CDS encoding ABC transporter permease subunit (The N-terminal region of this protein, as described by TIGR01726, is a three transmembrane segment that identifies a subfamily of ABC transporter permease subunits, which specificities that include histidine, arginine, glutamine, glutamate, L-cystine (sic), the opines (in Agrobacterium) octopine and nopaline, etc.), with protein MIGDSLEVLWTWTPFLLEGLYWNVVITLLATMLGTCVGGVLAVLHLSPSRFIARGVGFVVSVFRNVPSLVLLFYAATLIPNQIDLGGTIVNIPDWLKASIALAASPTGFTALNLHTSILYWRQGQRRAAMLFIPNWLGGLMITLLASSTASLVGVSELVGQCNTVIAATGTTYLVPIYVYALCLFFALCYPLSLALGGLKRHMAAKYA; from the coding sequence ATGATCGGCGATTCCCTGGAAGTGCTGTGGACGTGGACGCCGTTCCTGCTCGAGGGACTGTACTGGAACGTCGTCATCACCCTCCTCGCGACGATGCTCGGGACCTGCGTCGGCGGGGTACTGGCGGTGCTGCATCTGTCGCCGTCGCGCTTCATCGCGCGTGGCGTCGGCTTCGTCGTGTCGGTCTTTCGCAACGTGCCGAGTCTGGTGTTGCTGTTCTACGCCGCGACGCTGATTCCGAACCAGATCGACCTCGGTGGCACCATCGTCAATATCCCGGACTGGCTCAAGGCCTCGATCGCGCTGGCCGCCTCGCCCACCGGATTCACCGCGCTGAACCTGCACACCTCCATCCTGTACTGGCGGCAGGGGCAGCGGCGCGCGGCGATGCTGTTCATTCCCAATTGGCTCGGTGGCCTGATGATCACGCTGCTCGCCTCGAGCACCGCGTCGCTGGTGGGTGTCAGCGAGCTGGTGGGGCAATGCAACACCGTGATCGCTGCGACGGGGACGACCTACCTCGTTCCGATTTATGTTTACGCCCTGTGCCTGTTCTTTGCCTTGTGCTATCCGCTGAGTCTCGCCCTGGGCGGGCTCAAGCGCCACATGGCTGCGAAGTACGCGTGA
- a CDS encoding TAXI family TRAP transporter solute-binding subunit yields MKRTSPKVEKYFLKSAKDEFLALLLFCRHQWYVVVAIVLAVGLALYYVSPFPPSTIRVASGQPNSTLEKIAARYGEYFDAHGVRVEFFTTRGAAENLQALRDGKVDVAFSQGGLALSRDESIVSLGSIGYQPLWFFYRGERFKGEDFVAFLEGRRISIALPGSGTRPVVDALFGVLPEVAVNRMRKYEMPAGESIDALLAGEIDGMFLLAGIESGNAQRLLRRSDVRLLDFPVAEALTRHLQYTEVVTLPKGALEVTPPRPEADVHMIATTTTILARESLHPALQYLFMRASTELYQSEEVFFERAGGFPAFTERHIPRSEVAQRYNTHGPPMLEDYAPYWVASFFDTAWVGILALIAVLYPLLRMVPSYRKTMFNIGASFKYDQIFTLARESETVGSLRELDALERTHRQLTQEVEETWVPKGCNQSYYFLVGSLELARERLDLARSRLVPGTPVPERGRSTQALGAKTGSM; encoded by the coding sequence ATGAAACGAACCAGCCCGAAGGTTGAAAAGTATTTCCTCAAGAGCGCCAAGGACGAGTTCCTCGCGTTGCTGCTGTTCTGCCGCCACCAGTGGTACGTGGTGGTGGCGATCGTGCTGGCCGTGGGGCTGGCGTTGTACTACGTGTCGCCTTTTCCGCCGTCGACGATCCGTGTGGCCTCGGGCCAGCCCAACTCGACGCTGGAGAAGATCGCCGCACGTTACGGTGAATACTTCGATGCGCACGGTGTGCGTGTGGAGTTCTTCACCACGCGTGGCGCGGCCGAGAATCTACAGGCCTTGCGCGACGGCAAGGTAGACGTGGCCTTCTCGCAGGGCGGGCTGGCGCTCTCGCGCGACGAGTCCATCGTCTCGCTCGGCAGCATCGGCTACCAACCGCTGTGGTTCTTCTACCGCGGCGAGCGCTTCAAAGGGGAGGACTTCGTCGCCTTCCTTGAAGGGCGACGCATCTCCATCGCGCTGCCGGGCAGCGGTACGCGCCCGGTGGTCGATGCCTTGTTCGGCGTCCTGCCCGAGGTGGCTGTCAATCGCATGCGCAAGTACGAAATGCCGGCGGGCGAGAGCATCGACGCGCTGCTCGCCGGCGAGATCGACGGCATGTTCCTGCTCGCCGGCATCGAGTCGGGGAACGCCCAGCGTCTGCTGCGCCGTTCCGACGTGCGTCTGCTCGACTTTCCGGTGGCCGAGGCGCTCACGCGCCATCTGCAATACACCGAAGTGGTAACACTGCCGAAGGGGGCACTGGAGGTCACGCCGCCGCGCCCCGAGGCCGACGTGCACATGATTGCCACGACCACGACGATTCTTGCGCGCGAATCGTTGCACCCGGCGCTGCAGTATCTGTTCATGCGCGCGAGCACCGAGCTGTACCAGTCCGAAGAGGTGTTCTTCGAGCGCGCCGGCGGCTTTCCGGCCTTCACCGAGCGCCACATCCCGCGCAGCGAGGTGGCCCAGCGCTACAACACGCACGGCCCACCGATGCTCGAAGACTATGCGCCGTACTGGGTGGCGAGCTTCTTCGACACGGCCTGGGTGGGCATTCTGGCGCTGATCGCGGTGCTCTATCCGCTGCTGCGCATGGTGCCCAGCTACCGCAAGACCATGTTCAACATCGGCGCGAGCTTCAAGTACGACCAGATCTTCACGTTGGCGCGCGAATCCGAGACGGTAGGCTCGCTGCGTGAGCTCGATGCGCTCGAACGCACCCATCGCCAGTTGACGCAGGAGGTCGAGGAAACCTGGGTGCCCAAGGGGTGCAACCAGTCGTACTACTTTCTGGTGGGCTCGCTGGAGTTGGCGCGCGAGAGGCTGGATCTGGCGCGCTCACGTCTGGTGCCCGGCACGCCCGTGCCCGAACGCGGACGTTCGACGCAGGCACTGGGTGCAAAAACCGGTAGCATGTAG
- a CDS encoding transporter substrate-binding domain-containing protein yields MKRFAALLCLLLAAVGVHAEVIKVAVSPASPPNLYEEGGQTKGLDLDIFEGYCKARGCTLEITAYDWQGMLGAVVSKQADVAFSGISITEQRQRVMDFSKPYMENTWNLVSMKERDIEFMNDLDQLKKYSVGYPRGMAYTDFIKRDLEPKGVYSLDKVKLYPTYNEVLSDLRNGNLDLAFLDGTVASVYRKTMPIQDAYVFSGFDRFGFAFPKGSALRADFDKYLDELGEEGLQAIIDKWMN; encoded by the coding sequence ATGAAACGTTTCGCCGCACTGCTGTGTCTTCTGCTCGCTGCCGTGGGCGTCCACGCCGAAGTCATCAAGGTCGCCGTCTCGCCGGCCTCGCCGCCCAACCTGTACGAGGAGGGCGGCCAGACCAAGGGGCTGGACCTGGACATCTTCGAGGGCTATTGCAAGGCGCGCGGCTGCACGCTCGAGATCACCGCTTACGACTGGCAGGGCATGCTCGGCGCGGTCGTCAGCAAGCAGGCCGACGTCGCCTTCTCGGGCATCTCGATCACCGAGCAGCGCCAGCGCGTGATGGATTTCTCCAAGCCCTACATGGAGAACACCTGGAACCTGGTGAGCATGAAAGAGCGCGACATCGAGTTCATGAACGACCTCGACCAGCTCAAGAAGTACTCCGTCGGCTATCCGCGCGGCATGGCCTATACCGATTTCATCAAGCGCGATCTCGAACCCAAGGGCGTGTATTCGCTCGACAAGGTCAAGCTCTATCCGACCTACAACGAGGTGCTCTCCGACCTGCGCAACGGCAACCTCGACCTGGCCTTCCTCGACGGCACCGTGGCCTCGGTGTATCGCAAGACCATGCCGATCCAGGACGCCTACGTGTTCTCCGGCTTCGACCGCTTCGGTTTCGCCTTCCCCAAGGGCTCGGCGCTGCGCGCGGACTTCGACAAGTATCTGGACGAGCTGGGTGAAGAAGGGCTGCAGGCCATCATCGACAAGTGGATGAATTAA
- a CDS encoding amino acid ABC transporter permease, with protein sequence MTFLDILSLLAAGAGYTVLVTFSCIATGLVVGLAVAMATRLHIGALDVVLSVFTYVFRGIPVLVLLFIVFFGLPAFGMSVPPLVSMMLSLGLIAGAYLAEVFRGALESVDANEIVAAEAMGMSRWQILVSIELPQMLRFAVPGMINEFTTVLKYSPFAYTVGIPEIMKHAMVLASTTLRGVEIYFAIGLLYFAIYKLMLAGVRAIERHYAIPGFHRD encoded by the coding sequence ATGACCTTCCTCGACATCCTGAGCCTGCTCGCCGCCGGCGCCGGCTACACCGTTCTCGTCACCTTCTCGTGCATCGCCACCGGGCTCGTCGTCGGCCTCGCGGTGGCGATGGCGACGCGCTTGCACATCGGTGCGCTGGATGTCGTGCTGTCGGTGTTTACCTACGTTTTTCGCGGCATTCCGGTGCTGGTCCTGCTGTTCATCGTGTTCTTCGGTCTGCCGGCATTCGGGATGAGCGTTCCCCCGCTGGTGTCGATGATGCTCAGCCTCGGCCTGATCGCCGGCGCCTATCTGGCGGAAGTCTTTCGCGGCGCGCTCGAGTCGGTCGACGCCAACGAGATCGTCGCGGCCGAGGCCATGGGCATGAGTCGCTGGCAGATCCTGGTTTCCATCGAACTGCCGCAGATGCTGCGCTTCGCGGTGCCGGGCATGATCAACGAGTTCACGACGGTGCTCAAATACTCGCCGTTCGCCTACACGGTGGGCATTCCCGAGATCATGAAACACGCCATGGTGCTGGCCTCGACCACGCTGCGCGGGGTCGAGATCTATTTCGCCATCGGCCTGCTGTACTTCGCCATCTACAAGCTGATGCTCGCCGGCGTGCGTGCGATCGAGCGCCATTACGCCATCCCCGGCTTTCACCGTGACTGA
- a CDS encoding amino acid ABC transporter ATP-binding protein, with translation MTQTSENSVLLEVRGLIKRFDDKPVLNGVDLVLPEGQIKMVMGPSGCGKSTLLRCINRLIDPCAGQVIFRGEDVTRADTDVRLLRQRIGFVFQHFALYRHLSALDNVTLGLRKLRGMSRADAVDKAMAELARMNMAEHAAKYPSQLSGGQKQRVAIARALAMDPAVLFFDEPTSALDPLMSREIVGVIDQLCADNVTMLCVTHDVDLARAIEGNVVFLDEGMVRAEGGANALFEDHDDPRIRAFFSRDRRS, from the coding sequence ATGACGCAAACCTCCGAAAACTCCGTGCTGCTCGAGGTGCGCGGGCTGATCAAGCGTTTCGACGACAAGCCGGTGCTCAACGGCGTGGACCTCGTGCTGCCGGAAGGGCAGATCAAGATGGTGATGGGCCCGTCGGGTTGCGGCAAATCGACCCTGCTGCGTTGCATCAACCGCCTCATCGACCCCTGCGCCGGACAGGTCATCTTCCGTGGCGAGGATGTCACGCGCGCCGATACCGATGTGCGTCTGTTGCGCCAGCGCATCGGCTTCGTGTTCCAGCATTTCGCGCTGTATCGCCATCTGTCCGCACTCGACAACGTCACGCTGGGCCTGCGCAAGCTGCGTGGCATGAGCCGTGCCGACGCCGTCGACAAGGCCATGGCGGAACTGGCGCGCATGAACATGGCCGAGCATGCCGCCAAGTACCCGTCGCAACTGTCGGGTGGGCAGAAACAGCGCGTCGCGATCGCGCGCGCACTGGCGATGGACCCGGCGGTGCTGTTCTTCGACGAGCCGACCTCGGCGCTGGATCCGCTGATGTCGCGCGAGATCGTTGGCGTCATCGACCAGTTGTGCGCCGACAACGTGACCATGCTGTGCGTCACCCACGACGTCGATCTGGCTCGCGCCATCGAAGGTAACGTGGTTTTCCTCGACGAGGGCATGGTGCGTGCCGAAGGCGGCGCGAACGCGCTCTTCGAGGATCACGACGACCCGCGCATCCGCGCCTTCTTTTCGCGTGACAGGCGGTCCTGA
- a CDS encoding amino acid ABC transporter permease produces MGDWSFFIAEVLDYWPQILDGLGNTLLLAGTITVTGMLWGIVVFHFALSERRLVRRVTNGYISFFIGTPLIVLLFLMYYGLPQWGVRMSPFTVAVIGFTMNVAAYNARYLMTAYNGLDQAELEAARAQGFSGLQVFRLITLPQALRLAIPGLTNQAILNLKDSSVAFLIQYTEFFAQVQELATRSFEYFKAYLAAGLVYLLMVSVIVLFARWLERRYMLPGVRR; encoded by the coding sequence ATGGGCGACTGGTCCTTCTTCATCGCCGAGGTGCTCGATTACTGGCCGCAGATTCTCGATGGCCTGGGCAATACCTTGCTGCTGGCCGGCACGATCACGGTCACCGGCATGCTGTGGGGCATCGTGGTGTTCCACTTCGCGCTCAGCGAACGCCGCCTGGTGCGTCGTGTCACCAACGGCTACATCTCGTTCTTCATCGGCACGCCGCTGATCGTGCTGCTGTTCCTGATGTACTACGGTCTGCCCCAATGGGGCGTGAGGATGTCGCCGTTCACGGTCGCGGTGATCGGCTTCACGATGAACGTGGCCGCCTACAATGCGCGCTACCTGATGACGGCCTACAACGGGCTGGATCAGGCCGAGCTCGAAGCCGCCCGCGCGCAGGGCTTTTCCGGCCTGCAGGTGTTCCGCCTCATTACCCTGCCGCAGGCGCTGCGCCTGGCCATTCCGGGGCTCACCAACCAGGCCATCCTCAATCTCAAGGACAGTTCGGTGGCCTTTCTGATCCAGTACACCGAGTTCTTCGCCCAGGTGCAGGAACTGGCCACGCGCAGTTTCGAGTATTTCAAGGCCTACCTGGCCGCTGGCCTGGTGTACCTGCTCATGGTCTCGGTGATCGTGCTCTTCGCGCGCTGGCTGGAACGGCGCTACATGCTGCCCGGCGTGCGCCGATGA
- a CDS encoding DUF2238 domain-containing protein, which yields MRIALLVIVLAALAASAIAPHDRAIWFAEVFPVLVVLPLLVLTAHRFPLTAVTYVMIALFALILILGGTYTYARVPLGFALQDWFDLARNPYDRIGHFFQGATPAIVARELLLRTSPLRAGKWLFVVVTLSCLGISAAYEIIEWQAAVWWADGSVAFLGTQGDVWDAQWDMFLALCGAVTAQVLLSGLHDRQLARLTPA from the coding sequence ATGCGCATCGCCCTGCTCGTCATCGTGCTCGCCGCGCTGGCCGCGTCGGCCATCGCGCCCCACGATCGCGCCATCTGGTTCGCCGAGGTCTTCCCCGTACTGGTGGTCTTGCCGTTGCTGGTGCTCACGGCGCACCGCTTTCCACTGACTGCTGTCACCTATGTGATGATCGCGCTCTTCGCGTTGATCCTGATCCTCGGCGGCACCTACACCTATGCGCGCGTACCGCTGGGCTTCGCGCTGCAGGACTGGTTCGACCTGGCGCGCAATCCCTACGACCGTATCGGCCACTTCTTCCAGGGCGCCACACCGGCCATCGTCGCGCGCGAACTGCTGCTGCGCACCTCGCCGCTGCGTGCCGGCAAATGGCTGTTCGTCGTCGTCACGCTGTCCTGCCTGGGTATCAGTGCAGCCTACGAGATCATCGAATGGCAGGCGGCGGTCTGGTGGGCGGACGGCTCGGTGGCGTTTCTCGGCACGCAGGGAGACGTCTGGGACGCGCAATGGGACATGTTCCTCGCGCTGTGCGGCGCGGTCACGGCGCAAGTGCTGCTCTCGGGCCTGCACGATAGGCAACTGGCTCGGCTCACGCCCGCCTGA
- a CDS encoding S8 family peptidase → MSRVTACVLFTSLLSCIPVSASEAADPSGEGAGRLVLGLDRIAREYREFQATPEAGEDTRFRSQSVPGMVGDWAFVDAVARAKDPSALIADLEVIGAEIVAVSGRNVSIRIPLAALDELAVLETLLSARPVLARRNVGAVTSQGDVAQRSDVARFDFGVDGAGSAVGVLSDSFDCLGGYAADVAGGDLPPDVVVIDDYDLDNCSDEGRAMAQIVHDVAPGARLLFHTAFKGEAAFAQGVRALARAGATVIVDDVGYFAAPMFQDGLVAQAVDEVVAQGVAYFSSSGNSGRNAYRSRFRDAGVIGSLGGMLHDFDPGPGVDTMLELDAHRAGTMILHWSEPYLSVSGAPGTRSDLDVCLWSAPVPSEEAVISCGDDANIAGPDGGSGDPVELAATFGEGRLWVSIERREGEAPRWVSLSPTFDADFVDAYEGVHAPTSYGHPNAAGANAVGASAYFMSPAFGLDRPLLNGFSSAGGIPILFDIDGRPIFELRRKPEFTAPDGANTTFFVEGRDIEPDGWPNFYGTSAAAPHAAGVAALMRARNPFLSPAAITALLQVTAVDILERSDGVAVDDARSFIGAGFDFDSGAGLIDALAAVAAVQPGWGWRRPFTSPWFLPRLR, encoded by the coding sequence ATGTCCCGTGTCACCGCCTGCGTACTCTTCACCAGTCTGTTGTCCTGTATTCCCGTGTCCGCGTCCGAAGCGGCCGACCCGTCTGGCGAGGGCGCCGGCCGGCTGGTGCTGGGGCTGGACCGTATCGCGCGCGAATACCGCGAGTTCCAGGCCACGCCGGAGGCCGGCGAGGACACGCGCTTTCGCAGTCAGAGCGTGCCGGGCATGGTCGGCGATTGGGCTTTCGTCGATGCGGTCGCCCGCGCAAAGGATCCTTCGGCGCTGATCGCCGACCTGGAGGTGATCGGTGCCGAGATCGTCGCCGTGTCGGGTCGTAACGTGTCGATCCGCATTCCGCTGGCCGCGCTCGACGAACTCGCGGTGTTGGAGACGCTGCTTTCGGCGCGCCCGGTGCTGGCCCGGCGCAACGTCGGCGCCGTGACCAGTCAGGGGGACGTGGCGCAGCGTTCGGACGTGGCGCGTTTCGACTTCGGCGTGGATGGGGCGGGCTCCGCCGTCGGCGTGCTCTCCGACAGTTTCGACTGCCTGGGCGGATATGCGGCCGACGTGGCCGGCGGCGACCTGCCGCCCGATGTCGTCGTGATCGACGACTATGACCTGGACAACTGCTCGGACGAAGGGCGTGCGATGGCACAGATCGTCCACGACGTGGCTCCCGGTGCGCGGCTGCTGTTCCACACCGCGTTCAAGGGCGAGGCGGCCTTTGCCCAGGGGGTACGGGCGCTGGCGCGGGCCGGCGCGACGGTGATCGTCGATGACGTGGGCTACTTCGCCGCTCCGATGTTCCAGGACGGGTTGGTCGCGCAAGCGGTCGATGAGGTGGTCGCGCAGGGCGTGGCCTACTTCTCCTCGTCGGGCAACAGCGGGCGCAATGCCTATCGCTCGCGATTTCGCGACGCCGGCGTGATCGGGTCGCTGGGCGGCATGCTGCACGACTTCGATCCAGGACCGGGCGTCGACACCATGCTCGAACTCGACGCGCACCGCGCGGGGACCATGATCCTGCACTGGAGCGAGCCGTACTTGTCGGTCAGCGGTGCGCCCGGAACGCGCTCCGACCTGGACGTATGCCTGTGGTCGGCGCCTGTGCCGAGCGAGGAAGCGGTGATCAGTTGTGGCGACGACGCGAACATCGCCGGTCCCGACGGTGGTAGCGGCGACCCGGTGGAACTGGCAGCCACCTTTGGCGAAGGGCGCCTGTGGGTGTCGATCGAACGCCGCGAGGGCGAGGCGCCGCGATGGGTCTCGCTTTCGCCGACCTTCGATGCGGATTTCGTCGACGCCTACGAAGGCGTGCACGCACCCACCAGCTACGGCCATCCGAATGCCGCCGGCGCGAACGCGGTCGGCGCCTCGGCCTACTTCATGTCGCCGGCCTTTGGCCTGGATCGCCCCTTGCTCAATGGTTTTTCCTCGGCGGGCGGCATCCCGATCCTGTTCGACATCGACGGGCGTCCGATCTTCGAATTGCGCCGCAAGCCCGAATTCACTGCGCCCGATGGTGCCAACACCACCTTCTTCGTCGAGGGCCGCGACATCGAGCCCGATGGCTGGCCCAATTTCTACGGCACTTCGGCCGCCGCGCCGCACGCAGCCGGGGTCGCTGCGCTGATGCGCGCGCGCAATCCCTTCCTGTCGCCGGCGGCGATCACGGCGCTGCTGCAGGTCACGGCCGTCGACATTCTCGAGCGCAGCGACGGCGTCGCGGTCGACGACGCGCGCAGTTTCATCGGCGCGGGCTTCGACTTCGACAGCGGGGCCGGGCTGATCGATGCGCTTGCGGCGGTCGCGGCGGTGCAGCCCGGCTGGGGCTGGCGCCGTCCATTCACATCGCCGTGGTTTCTGCCGCGTTTGCGCTGA